In Elaeis guineensis isolate ETL-2024a chromosome 1, EG11, whole genome shotgun sequence, a genomic segment contains:
- the LOC140851621 gene encoding exopolygalacturonase-like isoform X1, translated as MKLLFLLSLVCCYSIGNAETQKSLSYWNFNVLDYGARANGITDDSKAFMAAWKAACAAVGVVKLHIPAGTYLIGPTKFAGPCKNVHSLTVNMKGYLKATTDLSQYVTGDDWVEFAWVDMLILTGGGTFDGQGAVSWPYNKCPTNKHCKVLPTSVKFVATSNTLVQNIKSLNSKFFHIALVGCKNFWGKNIQITAPSNSPNTDGIHIERSTGVTIYNSVIGTGDDCISIGHSNSEVLLSGISCGPGHGISIGSLGRYHNEGDVRGLVIKDSTLAGTSNGVRIKTWENSPGTSKAVNMTFENIVMNSVANPIIIDQMYCPYSSCASDAPSGVILSDIFFRNIRGTSTTPVAVTLRCSRGVPCKNVNLQDVNLKYVGQLPATASCMNVKASYSGTQIPPPCR; from the exons ATGAAGCTTTTGTTCTTGCTTTCGTTGGTATGTTGTTACTCCATTGGCAATGCCGAAACCCAGAAATCATTAAGCTACTGGAACTTCAACGTTCTGGATTATGGTGCCCGAGCCAATGGCATTACTGACGATAGCAAG GCATTCATGGCCGCATGGAAGGCAGCATGCGCAGCAGTTGGTGTGGTCAAGCTTCACATACCTGCAGGAACTTATCTTATTGGCCCTACTAAGTTTGCTGGTCCTTGCAAAAATGTTCACTCCCTTACAGTGAATATGAAG GGATACTTGAAGGCAACAACAGATTTGAGCCAGTATGTCACAGGTGACGATTGGGTGGAATTTGCATGGGTGGATATGTTGATATTGACCGGAGGAGGGACTTTCGATGGCCAAGGAGCTGTATCATGGCCCTATAACAAGTGCCCTACAAATAAACATTGCAAAGTCCTCCCCACT TCGGTCAAATTCGTTGCCACATCAAACACTCTGGTACAGAACATCAAATCCTTGAATAGCAAGTTCTTCCATATAGCTCTGGTTGGCTGCAAGAACTTCTGGGGCAAAAATATCCAGATCACCGCCCCTTCAAACAGCCCCAACACCGACGGAATTCACATTGAACGGAGCACAGGCGTAACTATATATAACTCGGTGATCGGAACTGGTGATGATTGTATCTCCATTGGACATAGTAACTCAGAAGTATTACTGAGTGGCATCAGTTGTGGACCAGGGCATGGGATCAG CATTGGGAGTTTAGGAAGATATCATAATGAAGGGGACGTCCGAGGACTCGTCATCAAAGATAGCACCCTTGCCGGGACTTCAAACGGTGTAAGGATCAAGACATGGGAGAACTCTCCAGGAACCAGTAAGGCTGTTAACATGACCTTTGAGAACATTGTCATGAACAGTgttgcaaatcccatcatcaTTGACCAGATGTACTGCCCCTACAGCTCTTGTGCATCAGAT GCACCATCTGGGGTGATTCTGAGTGACATCTTCTTCCGGAACATAAGAGGGACGTCGACGACTCCGGTGGCGGTGACCCTCAGGTGCAGCAGAGGAGTGCCATGCAAGAACGTCAATCTCCAAGACGTCAACCTCAAGTACGTTGGCCAGCTTCCGGCCACTGCCTCGTGCATGAACGTCAAAGCAAGCTACAGCGGGACCCAAATCCCCCCACCTTGCCGCTAG
- the LOC140851621 gene encoding exopolygalacturonase-like isoform X2, with translation MGKLAFNQLAKAFMAAWKAACAAVGVVKLHIPAGTYLIGPTKFAGPCKNVHSLTVNMKGYLKATTDLSQYVTGDDWVEFAWVDMLILTGGGTFDGQGAVSWPYNKCPTNKHCKVLPTSVKFVATSNTLVQNIKSLNSKFFHIALVGCKNFWGKNIQITAPSNSPNTDGIHIERSTGVTIYNSVIGTGDDCISIGHSNSEVLLSGISCGPGHGISIGSLGRYHNEGDVRGLVIKDSTLAGTSNGVRIKTWENSPGTSKAVNMTFENIVMNSVANPIIIDQMYCPYSSCASDAPSGVILSDIFFRNIRGTSTTPVAVTLRCSRGVPCKNVNLQDVNLKYVGQLPATASCMNVKASYSGTQIPPPCR, from the exons ATGGGTAAGCTGGCTTTTAATCAATTAGCTAAG GCATTCATGGCCGCATGGAAGGCAGCATGCGCAGCAGTTGGTGTGGTCAAGCTTCACATACCTGCAGGAACTTATCTTATTGGCCCTACTAAGTTTGCTGGTCCTTGCAAAAATGTTCACTCCCTTACAGTGAATATGAAG GGATACTTGAAGGCAACAACAGATTTGAGCCAGTATGTCACAGGTGACGATTGGGTGGAATTTGCATGGGTGGATATGTTGATATTGACCGGAGGAGGGACTTTCGATGGCCAAGGAGCTGTATCATGGCCCTATAACAAGTGCCCTACAAATAAACATTGCAAAGTCCTCCCCACT TCGGTCAAATTCGTTGCCACATCAAACACTCTGGTACAGAACATCAAATCCTTGAATAGCAAGTTCTTCCATATAGCTCTGGTTGGCTGCAAGAACTTCTGGGGCAAAAATATCCAGATCACCGCCCCTTCAAACAGCCCCAACACCGACGGAATTCACATTGAACGGAGCACAGGCGTAACTATATATAACTCGGTGATCGGAACTGGTGATGATTGTATCTCCATTGGACATAGTAACTCAGAAGTATTACTGAGTGGCATCAGTTGTGGACCAGGGCATGGGATCAG CATTGGGAGTTTAGGAAGATATCATAATGAAGGGGACGTCCGAGGACTCGTCATCAAAGATAGCACCCTTGCCGGGACTTCAAACGGTGTAAGGATCAAGACATGGGAGAACTCTCCAGGAACCAGTAAGGCTGTTAACATGACCTTTGAGAACATTGTCATGAACAGTgttgcaaatcccatcatcaTTGACCAGATGTACTGCCCCTACAGCTCTTGTGCATCAGAT GCACCATCTGGGGTGATTCTGAGTGACATCTTCTTCCGGAACATAAGAGGGACGTCGACGACTCCGGTGGCGGTGACCCTCAGGTGCAGCAGAGGAGTGCCATGCAAGAACGTCAATCTCCAAGACGTCAACCTCAAGTACGTTGGCCAGCTTCCGGCCACTGCCTCGTGCATGAACGTCAAAGCAAGCTACAGCGGGACCCAAATCCCCCCACCTTGCCGCTAG
- the LOC140851621 gene encoding exopolygalacturonase-like isoform X3, which translates to MKLLFLLSLVCCYSIGNAETQKSLSYWNFNVLDYGARANGITDDSKAFMAAWKAACAAVGVVKLHIPAGTYLIGPTKFAGPCKNVHSLTVNMKGYLKATTDLSQYVTGDDWVEFAWVDMLILTGGGTFDGQGAVSWPYNKCPTNKHCKVLPTSVKFVATSNTLVQNIKSLNSKFFHIALVGCKNFWGKNIQITAPSNSPNTDGIHIERSTGVTIYNSVIGTGDDCISIGHSNSEVLLSGISCGPGHGISIGSLGRYHNEGDVRGLVIKDSTLAGTSNGVRIKTWENSPGTSKAVNMTFENIVMNSVANPIIIDQMYCPYSSCASDGLEEMVRCGFSCE; encoded by the exons ATGAAGCTTTTGTTCTTGCTTTCGTTGGTATGTTGTTACTCCATTGGCAATGCCGAAACCCAGAAATCATTAAGCTACTGGAACTTCAACGTTCTGGATTATGGTGCCCGAGCCAATGGCATTACTGACGATAGCAAG GCATTCATGGCCGCATGGAAGGCAGCATGCGCAGCAGTTGGTGTGGTCAAGCTTCACATACCTGCAGGAACTTATCTTATTGGCCCTACTAAGTTTGCTGGTCCTTGCAAAAATGTTCACTCCCTTACAGTGAATATGAAG GGATACTTGAAGGCAACAACAGATTTGAGCCAGTATGTCACAGGTGACGATTGGGTGGAATTTGCATGGGTGGATATGTTGATATTGACCGGAGGAGGGACTTTCGATGGCCAAGGAGCTGTATCATGGCCCTATAACAAGTGCCCTACAAATAAACATTGCAAAGTCCTCCCCACT TCGGTCAAATTCGTTGCCACATCAAACACTCTGGTACAGAACATCAAATCCTTGAATAGCAAGTTCTTCCATATAGCTCTGGTTGGCTGCAAGAACTTCTGGGGCAAAAATATCCAGATCACCGCCCCTTCAAACAGCCCCAACACCGACGGAATTCACATTGAACGGAGCACAGGCGTAACTATATATAACTCGGTGATCGGAACTGGTGATGATTGTATCTCCATTGGACATAGTAACTCAGAAGTATTACTGAGTGGCATCAGTTGTGGACCAGGGCATGGGATCAG CATTGGGAGTTTAGGAAGATATCATAATGAAGGGGACGTCCGAGGACTCGTCATCAAAGATAGCACCCTTGCCGGGACTTCAAACGGTGTAAGGATCAAGACATGGGAGAACTCTCCAGGAACCAGTAAGGCTGTTAACATGACCTTTGAGAACATTGTCATGAACAGTgttgcaaatcccatcatcaTTGACCAGATGTACTGCCCCTACAGCTCTTGTGCATCAGAT GGCTTGGAGGAGATGGTCCGCTGTGGTTTCTCCTGTGAATAG